In one Pseudomonas sp. SCA2728.1_7 genomic region, the following are encoded:
- a CDS encoding TraR/DksA family transcriptional regulator — protein MADIADFANDLVQERIDQAMAARSAAKAESAAHSLLFCEACDDPIPEARRLASPGCSQCISCQSLSERGIQHAR, from the coding sequence TTTCGCCAATGATCTGGTGCAGGAACGTATCGATCAGGCCATGGCCGCGCGCAGCGCTGCCAAAGCCGAAAGCGCTGCTCATTCCTTGCTGTTCTGTGAAGCCTGTGACGATCCGATTCCGGAAGCCCGTCGCCTGGCCTCACCGGGTTGCTCGCAGTGCATCAGCTGCCAATCCCTCTCTGAGCGGGGGATTCAGCATGCTCGATGA
- a CDS encoding VapE domain-containing protein produces MLDEVLGQFADYGLEPAQPLVFGKLTRCKTSQDKGKEKNGWFVVHEQRTEKGDTLIFGAFGDWRSGETQKIKVKAGRMSPEEREVMRARQEEAKRRAAEIASNAARRAAKRAQGLFERMPTTGRSEYLDRKQIVGIKVRYAPRTGAVLVPMNNARDQIMGLQVIFPNKQEDTGRDKSYWPYGMAKEGTFHLLGPHPVPGEPVLVCEGYATGASLHMATSLAVAVAFDAGNLLAVCKVMRERFAGCPLIICRDDDWKTTKPNGDAWNPGEEKASNAALIVGAQVVAPIFSVERHDKWTDFNDLHVAEGLDAVRRQVLAVVRPPAAGGWKDQLARSESGALIAHMQNVELILAHDERWAGVISYCAFSSKIVKLRAAPYGGGTGEWADIDDVRVMKWLAQQYNLRVKSSHVIEAVSVVAHDHAFHPVREYLKKLEWDRVPRLERWLTDVMGVKATDYTSKVGKRWMISAVARVMKPGCKADSVMILEGVQGAGKSTAMSVLGGEWFMDTPFALGDKDGFQAIRGKWIVELGELDSFNKAESTKAKQFFSASTDTYRESYGRRTLDVPRQCVFVGTTNQDEYLKDATGNRRYWPVACTKVDVALLREIRDQLWAEAMFCFEAGDLWWVTREEAPMFSEEQDERFVVDEWETPILTWLEESQIGETTTGSEVMSQALKLDPGHWGKPEQMRVGAILHRLGWRRFRLGALSKSGQRPWAYKKPEGWGRAPALEQPEFEEPCFDD; encoded by the coding sequence ATGCTCGATGAAGTGTTGGGGCAATTCGCCGATTACGGTCTGGAGCCAGCGCAACCGCTGGTGTTCGGCAAGCTGACCCGCTGCAAGACTTCGCAGGACAAGGGCAAAGAAAAGAACGGCTGGTTCGTGGTGCACGAGCAGCGCACGGAGAAGGGCGACACCCTGATCTTCGGTGCTTTCGGTGACTGGCGTTCTGGCGAGACGCAGAAGATCAAGGTCAAGGCCGGTCGCATGTCGCCGGAAGAGCGCGAAGTGATGCGAGCCCGCCAGGAAGAAGCCAAGCGCCGCGCTGCCGAAATCGCGAGTAACGCTGCGCGGCGGGCCGCGAAAAGGGCGCAGGGTTTGTTTGAGCGCATGCCGACCACCGGGCGCAGCGAATACCTGGACCGCAAGCAGATCGTCGGTATCAAGGTGCGTTACGCGCCGCGCACCGGTGCGGTACTGGTCCCGATGAACAATGCTCGTGATCAGATCATGGGCCTGCAGGTGATCTTCCCGAACAAGCAAGAAGACACCGGCCGCGACAAATCCTACTGGCCTTACGGGATGGCAAAGGAGGGCACCTTTCATCTGCTCGGTCCGCATCCGGTACCGGGCGAACCGGTGCTGGTCTGTGAGGGTTACGCCACCGGCGCCAGCCTGCACATGGCGACGTCGCTTGCCGTAGCGGTGGCCTTCGATGCGGGCAACCTGCTGGCCGTGTGCAAGGTCATGCGCGAGCGCTTTGCCGGCTGCCCGCTGATCATCTGCCGCGATGACGACTGGAAGACCACCAAGCCCAACGGCGATGCGTGGAACCCGGGTGAGGAGAAGGCCAGCAACGCCGCCCTCATCGTCGGTGCCCAGGTCGTTGCGCCGATCTTCTCGGTCGAGCGTCACGACAAGTGGACCGACTTCAACGACCTGCACGTCGCCGAGGGCCTCGACGCGGTGCGCCGGCAAGTCCTCGCTGTGGTGCGCCCACCCGCTGCTGGTGGCTGGAAAGATCAACTCGCCCGCAGTGAAAGCGGCGCCTTGATCGCGCACATGCAGAACGTCGAACTGATCCTGGCTCATGACGAACGCTGGGCCGGGGTGATCAGCTACTGCGCCTTCAGCTCGAAGATCGTCAAGTTACGCGCCGCCCCTTATGGCGGTGGTACTGGCGAGTGGGCTGACATCGATGATGTGCGCGTCATGAAGTGGCTCGCGCAGCAGTACAACCTGCGCGTGAAGTCCTCGCACGTGATTGAGGCCGTCAGCGTCGTGGCGCACGACCACGCCTTTCACCCGGTGCGTGAGTATCTGAAAAAACTCGAATGGGATCGTGTACCGCGTCTGGAACGTTGGCTGACGGATGTCATGGGGGTGAAGGCAACGGATTACACCTCCAAGGTCGGCAAACGCTGGATGATCTCCGCCGTGGCGCGGGTGATGAAGCCGGGCTGCAAGGCCGACTCGGTGATGATCCTCGAAGGCGTACAAGGTGCCGGTAAGTCGACCGCCATGAGCGTGCTCGGCGGTGAGTGGTTCATGGATACGCCGTTTGCTCTCGGTGACAAGGACGGCTTTCAGGCGATCCGCGGCAAGTGGATCGTCGAGCTGGGCGAACTGGACAGCTTCAACAAGGCCGAGAGCACCAAGGCCAAGCAGTTCTTCTCCGCGTCCACCGACACCTACCGCGAAAGCTATGGCCGCAGAACGCTGGACGTGCCACGCCAGTGTGTCTTCGTCGGTACCACCAACCAGGACGAGTACCTCAAAGACGCCACTGGCAACCGCCGCTATTGGCCGGTGGCCTGTACCAAGGTCGACGTGGCGTTGCTGCGCGAGATCCGCGACCAGCTCTGGGCCGAAGCGATGTTCTGCTTTGAGGCCGGGGACCTCTGGTGGGTAACGCGAGAGGAAGCACCAATGTTCAGCGAGGAACAGGACGAACGCTTCGTGGTGGACGAATGGGAAACGCCCATCCTGACCTGGCTCGAAGAGTCGCAGATCGGCGAGACCACCACCGGCAGCGAGGTGATGAGTCAGGCGCTCAAGCTCGATCCCGGTCACTGGGGCAAACCGGAGCAGATGCGCGTGGGTGCGATCTTGCATCGACTGGGCTGGCGACGTTTCCGTTTGGGCGCCTTGAGCAAGAGCGGCCAGCGGCCATGGGCGTACAAGAAACCGGAGGGTTGGGGCAGGGCGCCTGCTCTGGAACAACCTGAGTTCGAGGAGCCGTGCTTCGATGATTAA
- a CDS encoding phage holin family protein has product MTNEQQALAEMPIWLVIALSLVGGVSGEMWRADKDGARGWALLRRLALRSGACIVCGVSAMMLLFGAGLSIWTAGALGCLTAMAGADVAIGLYERWVAKRLDLSEAEPKA; this is encoded by the coding sequence ATGACGAACGAGCAACAGGCACTGGCAGAGATGCCGATCTGGTTGGTGATTGCCCTGTCATTGGTGGGCGGTGTGTCCGGCGAGATGTGGCGCGCCGACAAGGACGGGGCGCGAGGCTGGGCGTTACTGCGCCGCCTCGCACTTCGGTCCGGTGCCTGCATCGTGTGCGGCGTGTCAGCGATGATGTTGCTGTTCGGTGCGGGCCTGTCGATCTGGACAGCGGGCGCCTTGGGTTGCCTGACCGCGATGGCCGGCGCCGATGTCGCCATCGGCTTGTACGAACGCTGGGTTGCCAAGCGGCTGGACCTGAGCGAGGCCGAGCCGAAGGCATAA
- a CDS encoding KTSC domain-containing protein has protein sequence MDMIAVRSSAMTAVGYDPATRRMRIRFEQGHSYDFCGVPSAIHNGLMAAVSKGAYYNQHIRDRYQC, from the coding sequence ATGGACATGATTGCCGTGCGTTCCAGTGCGATGACCGCCGTTGGCTACGACCCAGCAACGAGACGAATGAGGATCCGCTTTGAACAGGGTCACTCTTACGATTTCTGCGGCGTCCCATCGGCCATACACAATGGCTTGATGGCCGCGGTGTCCAAAGGCGCCTACTACAACCAGCACATCCGTGATCGTTATCAGTGCTGA
- a CDS encoding terminase small subunit, with product MSTATYLSKSAFAAHIGRSPSYITWLKENGRLVLSPNGKQVDVLATEALIRDTADPSKAAVAARHQQERLQRDVYSHVAAQSEPTNMAAPPPADPAQGQTPDFQKARAHREHYLARMAEMEFRKAQGELVEISFVQKAAFETARSLNHSLMSLSPQLAPLLAALSDPWEVERQLTAALRQRLNEAAQVSSDDFGLALDDC from the coding sequence ATGAGCACAGCTACATACCTGTCAAAGAGCGCCTTCGCTGCGCACATCGGCCGATCACCGAGCTACATCACCTGGCTCAAGGAAAACGGCCGACTGGTCCTGTCTCCAAATGGCAAGCAGGTCGACGTTCTGGCCACCGAAGCATTGATCCGCGATACCGCTGATCCGAGCAAGGCTGCCGTCGCTGCTCGCCACCAACAGGAGCGGCTTCAGCGTGATGTGTACAGCCACGTCGCTGCACAATCCGAACCGACTAACATGGCTGCGCCGCCGCCCGCTGATCCTGCGCAAGGGCAGACCCCAGACTTTCAGAAAGCACGAGCGCATCGCGAGCATTACCTGGCGCGGATGGCGGAGATGGAGTTTCGCAAGGCGCAGGGGGAACTGGTGGAAATCAGCTTTGTGCAGAAAGCCGCTTTTGAAACGGCGCGTTCGCTCAATCATTCGTTGATGAGCCTGTCGCCCCAATTGGCACCGCTGTTAGCTGCCCTATCTGATCCATGGGAAGTAGAGCGGCAGCTAACCGCCGCGCTGCGCCAGCGGCTCAACGAGGCGGCTCAGGTGTCCAGCGACGACTTTGGATTAGCATTGGACGATTGCTGA
- a CDS encoding MFS transporter: MLSEWLSNLLARRGSHYAWAMIAVTFMAALVSAAAVGAPGIFIVPMQMEFGWNTTDISSALSIRFVLFGLTAPFAAALMSKYGPRNVTVVAITLIMTCLLVSLNMTQVWQLIALWGVGVGVGAGMTALVLGAVVSSRWFDQRRGLVIGVLTASNATGQLVFMPLLASVTEHYGWRWALVLLSTLLALAAFAVLMFMRDRPSDLGLRPYGNTNTGPIVEPVASGELVFMATLHTLRDASRTRVFWVLFATFFICGASTAGLVQVHLIPLCGDFGINQIQASGLLAAMGVFDLIGTVLSGWLSDRYDSRHLLFWYYGLRGLSLIALPYSDFTIFGLSVFSIFYGLDWIATVPPTVRLAVNKFGPERAGLVFGWVFAGHQIGAAVAAYGAGWSRVNLLSYLPAFFTAGVLCLFAAAIIMTIRQKKPVSEFATT, translated from the coding sequence ATGCTTTCAGAATGGCTCTCCAACCTCCTCGCGCGACGAGGTTCCCACTATGCCTGGGCCATGATCGCCGTAACATTTATGGCTGCCCTGGTAAGTGCAGCAGCGGTAGGTGCGCCCGGCATTTTCATCGTACCCATGCAGATGGAATTTGGCTGGAACACTACGGACATCTCATCAGCACTTTCGATTCGATTTGTCTTGTTTGGACTGACGGCTCCGTTCGCTGCTGCATTAATGAGCAAATATGGGCCGCGCAATGTCACGGTTGTAGCTATCACCTTGATAATGACCTGCCTTCTTGTGTCGCTCAATATGACGCAGGTCTGGCAGTTAATTGCATTATGGGGAGTGGGTGTTGGTGTAGGCGCAGGCATGACCGCCTTGGTACTAGGGGCTGTCGTGTCATCGCGTTGGTTCGACCAGCGCCGAGGTCTTGTGATCGGTGTGTTGACCGCGAGTAACGCCACAGGTCAACTTGTATTCATGCCGCTGCTCGCAAGCGTTACCGAACATTATGGCTGGCGTTGGGCGCTCGTTTTGCTCTCTACGCTGCTTGCGCTGGCGGCGTTCGCAGTGCTCATGTTCATGCGCGACCGTCCGAGCGATCTAGGACTGCGACCATACGGCAACACGAACACAGGTCCAATCGTCGAGCCCGTCGCAAGTGGCGAGTTAGTGTTTATGGCGACTTTGCATACACTGCGTGATGCATCCAGAACACGTGTCTTCTGGGTTCTATTCGCCACCTTTTTTATCTGTGGCGCGAGTACCGCTGGCTTGGTCCAAGTGCACCTGATTCCGCTGTGCGGTGACTTCGGTATTAACCAGATCCAAGCTTCGGGGCTGCTAGCAGCCATGGGTGTTTTTGATCTGATTGGCACTGTTCTCTCAGGCTGGCTTTCAGACCGTTACGACAGCCGGCACCTGCTGTTTTGGTACTACGGATTGCGCGGCCTATCGCTGATCGCGCTACCGTATTCAGACTTTACGATCTTCGGTTTGTCGGTCTTCTCAATATTCTACGGACTCGACTGGATTGCCACCGTGCCACCCACAGTTCGCCTCGCCGTCAACAAGTTCGGGCCAGAGCGTGCTGGCTTGGTGTTCGGATGGGTATTCGCCGGCCATCAGATTGGTGCTGCGGTAGCCGCTTACGGAGCTGGGTGGTCCCGAGTAAATCTGCTTAGCTACCTGCCAGCGTTTTTCACGGCAGGTGTACTGTGCTTGTTTGCTGCAGCTATCATCATGACCATTAGACAGAAGAAACCTGTGTCTGAATTCGCTACCACTTGA
- a CDS encoding SDR family oxidoreductase gives MKKLEGKIALVTGGTSGIGLATARLLVEEGAHVFITGRRQANLDEAVRSIGRNVTGVQGDTSNLDDVDRLFKLITEEKGRLDMVFANAAAQASAPLGAIDIEQYNRVFDVNVRGTLFTVQGALPLLSDGASVLLMASVAGSKGNPGRSIYGASKAAVRSFARSWANDLKSRNIRVNAISPGPTDTPAFDSPGGAEQTAQIKTRIASTIPLGRMARSEEIAKAAVFLLSDDSSFNTGSEMFVDGGFTQI, from the coding sequence ATGAAAAAACTTGAAGGGAAAATTGCACTCGTCACCGGTGGCACCTCTGGCATTGGTTTGGCGACAGCACGCTTGCTGGTCGAAGAAGGCGCGCACGTATTCATCACGGGTCGTCGTCAGGCTAATCTGGATGAAGCTGTCCGTTCGATTGGTCGCAATGTGACGGGGGTCCAGGGCGACACGAGTAATCTTGATGACGTGGATCGGTTGTTCAAACTCATCACCGAAGAGAAAGGCCGGCTCGACATGGTATTTGCCAATGCGGCAGCTCAAGCCAGCGCGCCGTTGGGTGCGATAGACATCGAGCAGTACAACCGCGTTTTTGACGTGAATGTGCGCGGCACTTTGTTTACCGTACAGGGCGCTTTACCGTTGTTGTCTGACGGCGCTTCCGTTCTGCTGATGGCATCCGTCGCTGGGTCAAAAGGCAACCCCGGTCGCAGCATCTACGGAGCTTCGAAGGCGGCGGTTCGATCATTTGCACGGTCTTGGGCCAATGACCTCAAGTCTCGTAATATCCGTGTTAACGCAATTAGTCCTGGCCCCACTGATACTCCCGCATTCGATTCACCGGGAGGAGCCGAGCAGACCGCTCAGATCAAGACCCGGATTGCATCGACTATTCCACTAGGTCGAATGGCCCGTTCTGAAGAAATCGCCAAAGCAGCCGTGTTCCTACTTTCCGACGACAGTAGCTTCAACACGGGCTCGGAAATGTTCGTGGATGGCGGCTTCACCCAGATCTAG
- a CDS encoding SDR family oxidoreductase: MTKLFTGKVALVTGGSRGLGAATAKALAEQGADVAISYVFAEEQALNVIEYVTAQGVRGEAFQADQADVDAAQSLIDRVMAKFGRIDILINNASIDQLGRVDDPARDAEAFDRFWAVTLSGFMATVRAASKVLSDQGRIVMIGSNLGNRPGMSGIADLAALRAAIDGYSRGVARDLAERNITVNVVHAGFMKTDLNAHLRDALAPLVERLCFPRFGRLEEVVAPILFLASPAASYITGTIIDADGGYNI; encoded by the coding sequence ATGACAAAATTATTTACCGGCAAAGTCGCCTTGGTAACTGGCGGGTCGCGTGGCTTAGGCGCAGCGACCGCCAAGGCCCTCGCCGAGCAAGGCGCCGACGTAGCCATCAGTTACGTGTTCGCCGAAGAGCAGGCACTCAACGTGATCGAGTACGTGACCGCTCAAGGCGTGCGAGGCGAAGCATTTCAAGCGGATCAGGCGGACGTCGACGCCGCGCAATCGCTTATTGATCGAGTAATGGCCAAGTTCGGCCGTATCGACATCCTCATCAACAACGCCTCCATCGATCAGCTGGGCAGAGTCGATGATCCCGCCCGCGACGCCGAAGCATTCGATCGCTTCTGGGCCGTTACGCTTTCGGGGTTCATGGCGACTGTGCGCGCGGCGTCCAAAGTACTCAGCGACCAAGGCCGAATCGTGATGATCGGCTCTAACCTAGGTAACCGACCTGGCATGTCGGGTATCGCCGATCTCGCGGCATTGCGTGCAGCCATCGATGGCTATTCCAGGGGGGTCGCCCGTGACCTGGCCGAGCGCAACATTACCGTCAACGTGGTGCACGCTGGGTTTATGAAAACCGACCTCAACGCACATCTGCGGGACGCTTTGGCGCCTTTGGTAGAGCGCTTGTGTTTCCCGCGATTTGGCCGACTGGAAGAAGTCGTTGCACCCATTCTCTTTCTAGCCAGCCCTGCCGCGTCCTACATTACTGGCACGATCATCGATGCCGATGGCGGCTACAACATCTAG
- a CDS encoding alpha/beta hydrolase codes for MKSLKRSELSRRDVLKQSMLLAAAMAAINHGSAWAATSESPAPPSNPKLASGFTEKIVLRDNHRIYVRDYPGKEPAYVLLHGFPDNCRIYEDLAPRLSAAGRRVIAFDFLGFGASDKPTNFRYDFEQQLADFNAVVNDLKLNSVIPVGHDAGGPAAVNFALDNQDRVDSLVLLNCYYANASVLAFPDFIELCCNPKTKLLAHAMMTDPKQAAYLFNFQQGLLMANMTPAMRTRFETVLQPIIAHNFTQQPSAMPAFLAMTGNAYANLAANDRRRPELAKFNKPVKLIWGGLDKYLNTAVAKDIASHCPHATLTTLDAEHWPQFDLPDEVAKHMLA; via the coding sequence ATGAAAAGCCTCAAGCGCAGTGAGTTGTCACGCCGCGACGTACTCAAGCAATCCATGCTCTTGGCCGCAGCAATGGCGGCGATCAATCATGGCTCCGCTTGGGCAGCCACTTCAGAGTCGCCGGCACCTCCCAGTAACCCAAAACTCGCATCAGGTTTCACTGAAAAAATCGTATTGAGGGACAACCATCGAATCTACGTTCGCGACTATCCCGGCAAAGAACCTGCTTATGTCCTTCTGCATGGCTTTCCCGATAACTGTCGTATCTATGAAGACTTGGCCCCACGTCTGAGCGCCGCTGGCAGACGCGTCATCGCTTTCGATTTTCTTGGCTTCGGCGCGTCCGACAAACCAACAAACTTCCGCTACGACTTTGAACAGCAATTGGCCGACTTCAACGCTGTAGTCAATGATCTAAAATTGAATTCAGTCATCCCGGTCGGGCACGACGCAGGGGGGCCGGCAGCGGTCAACTTCGCACTGGATAATCAGGATCGCGTGGACTCGCTTGTTCTGCTCAATTGTTATTACGCCAACGCCTCAGTGCTGGCCTTTCCCGACTTCATTGAACTGTGCTGCAATCCGAAAACCAAACTTTTGGCCCACGCGATGATGACGGACCCTAAGCAAGCAGCTTACCTCTTCAATTTTCAGCAGGGCCTACTGATGGCCAACATGACGCCGGCAATGAGGACGCGCTTCGAAACGGTGTTGCAACCTATCATTGCGCACAACTTCACCCAGCAGCCGAGTGCAATGCCCGCTTTCCTGGCCATGACCGGGAATGCGTACGCAAACCTTGCGGCAAATGACCGGCGCCGTCCTGAACTGGCTAAATTCAATAAGCCGGTCAAACTGATCTGGGGTGGTCTGGACAAATACCTCAACACGGCCGTCGCTAAAGATATCGCCAGCCATTGCCCTCACGCGACGCTGACGACACTCGATGCAGAACATTGGCCGCAGTTCGATCTGCCTGACGAGGTCGCCAAGCACATGCTGGCCTGA
- a CDS encoding NmrA family NAD(P)-binding protein translates to MTQATILVTGATGYTGRRTVEILTSKGVSVRALVHKEDERSAELRAMGAEVVLGDLLDLNAVRSALEGIRTAYFVYPITPGLIDATARFAQAAKEAGVEAVVNMSQISARREAKSNAALDHWTAERVFDWSGLAMTHLRPTYFAQWLIYPHFRSHILEKGEIRLPFGEGRHAPIAAEDQARLIAAILENPSQHEGQTYTLHGPTELNQQGVADAIGEVLGRKIAYQQISLEEYKHELLEAGLPPFVVQHLVEVALDYQHGVFEGEDKIIREVTGQAPMTVQEFVTLHKDLFDV, encoded by the coding sequence ATGACGCAAGCTACCATTCTCGTAACAGGCGCTACTGGTTACACCGGTCGTAGAACCGTCGAAATCCTTACCTCTAAAGGTGTTTCGGTTAGAGCCCTGGTGCACAAGGAAGATGAACGTTCGGCAGAGCTTCGTGCAATGGGCGCCGAAGTGGTGCTCGGTGATCTGCTGGACCTGAATGCCGTGCGCAGCGCACTCGAAGGTATTCGCACCGCCTACTTCGTGTACCCGATTACTCCGGGTTTGATTGATGCGACCGCTCGTTTCGCTCAAGCAGCGAAGGAAGCCGGCGTCGAAGCCGTCGTCAACATGTCGCAGATTTCCGCGAGACGCGAAGCCAAGAGCAATGCGGCGCTTGATCATTGGACGGCAGAGCGGGTTTTCGATTGGTCAGGACTGGCAATGACTCACCTACGCCCAACCTATTTTGCACAGTGGCTGATCTATCCCCATTTCCGCTCGCACATCCTGGAAAAAGGTGAGATCCGCCTACCGTTTGGTGAAGGCCGGCACGCCCCAATCGCCGCTGAGGATCAAGCTCGTCTGATTGCCGCCATTCTCGAAAATCCGAGCCAGCATGAAGGCCAAACCTACACCCTGCATGGCCCTACCGAGTTGAACCAGCAAGGTGTCGCCGACGCTATCGGCGAAGTGCTGGGGCGCAAAATCGCCTATCAGCAAATCAGCCTTGAAGAATACAAACACGAACTGCTTGAAGCAGGTTTACCTCCATTCGTCGTTCAACATCTGGTCGAAGTAGCGTTGGATTACCAGCATGGTGTGTTCGAAGGCGAAGACAAAATCATTCGAGAAGTCACCGGACAAGCGCCAATGACCGTGCAAGAGTTCGTCACTCTTCACAAAGATCTGTTCGACGTATGA
- a CDS encoding TetR/AcrR family transcriptional regulator, with protein MRKSRQETSETRQRIVDAASVEFRKNGIGGTGLSGLMSAAGLTHGGFYRHFQSKDQVVAEACGAAVDGLMSELEKVADDGGFDAIVGHYLSPLHRDALEQSCPYAALGSELVRSNEQVKQVATQGLERIIELLVARSKSEKGESERARALVAMCTMMGALTLSRMASRSALSAEILETAVTHLTHAELSDA; from the coding sequence ATGCGCAAATCACGGCAGGAAACCAGCGAGACCCGGCAACGAATCGTTGATGCTGCCAGCGTCGAGTTTCGCAAGAACGGTATTGGCGGGACGGGACTTTCTGGTTTGATGTCTGCGGCGGGCCTGACGCACGGCGGCTTCTACCGCCACTTTCAATCCAAGGATCAGGTCGTGGCAGAGGCATGCGGCGCAGCAGTTGACGGACTAATGTCAGAGCTGGAGAAGGTCGCTGACGACGGAGGCTTTGATGCAATCGTGGGCCATTACCTTTCGCCTCTACACCGGGATGCCTTGGAGCAAAGCTGCCCCTATGCGGCGCTTGGGAGCGAACTGGTCCGGAGCAACGAGCAGGTAAAGCAGGTCGCGACCCAAGGTCTGGAAAGGATCATCGAGTTATTGGTCGCTCGGTCCAAATCTGAGAAAGGCGAGTCGGAACGCGCTCGTGCACTCGTCGCGATGTGCACGATGATGGGGGCGCTCACCTTGTCGAGAATGGCATCGCGCTCGGCGCTGTCAGCTGAAATTTTGGAGACAGCGGTAACTCATCTGACTCACGCCGAGCTGTCAGATGCTTAG
- a CDS encoding TetR/AcrR family transcriptional regulator, producing the protein MKVSKEQNAYNREALTAAASSLFQTQGFAATGVAQISEEAGLTQGGFYGHFKSKSRLVEAACRKAMANGRDSWRAMMGTAANDLETLIDAYVSPEHVEAVAEGCPMAAYTCEIKSQDEAIQNTFTHGFEDMVAILQEVLARDFADETARREALFFMCSMVGSVAIARATKTTNPLLADEIITATRQNLKAVANSAGS; encoded by the coding sequence GTGAAGGTTTCAAAAGAACAAAATGCTTACAACCGTGAAGCGCTCACTGCTGCGGCTTCCAGCCTGTTCCAGACGCAGGGCTTCGCCGCCACTGGCGTCGCGCAAATCAGCGAGGAGGCGGGACTGACCCAGGGTGGTTTTTACGGACATTTTAAATCTAAGAGCCGGTTGGTCGAAGCTGCTTGCCGGAAAGCTATGGCCAACGGTCGCGACTCATGGCGCGCCATGATGGGCACGGCTGCGAACGACTTGGAAACGCTAATTGACGCCTATGTGTCCCCCGAGCACGTCGAGGCCGTCGCTGAGGGCTGTCCGATGGCTGCTTATACATGCGAAATCAAAAGTCAGGATGAAGCCATCCAAAACACTTTCACCCACGGTTTTGAGGACATGGTCGCAATCCTCCAGGAAGTGCTGGCTCGGGATTTCGCGGATGAAACTGCTCGTCGCGAAGCATTGTTTTTCATGTGCAGTATGGTCGGCAGTGTCGCCATCGCGCGGGCGACCAAAACCACGAACCCTCTGCTTGCTGATGAAATCATTACGGCAACTAGACAGAATCTGAAGGCGGTTGCCAACTCAGCCGGTTCCTAA
- a CDS encoding zinc-dependent alcohol dehydrogenase family protein gives MKAIQINAYGNPLESLELVDIAEPPPPGSGEVLIGLEFAPVNHNDLLLFGGKFPVHPPLPSVVGNEGVGIVLVVGAGVDNVKVGDRVTPPLYSFTWRERMVIPAADLFALPVDADIQQLAMLRINPPTAALLLSEFVDLKPGDWVVQNCANSGVGRAVIAIAKGRGLRTVNFVRRQEQVAEVEAAGGDIVLVDENDATERVQDMVGDGAVRLALCGISGVATARLVSALSAGGSLVNYAQMSGDMSAPGDLRPLMRKSITMHNFYQNKPAFRVKVPEILHEAVELIRSGSLQVPVAKVYPLAAFKDAIVHTQKGGKVLLEINGAH, from the coding sequence ATGAAAGCGATCCAGATCAACGCTTACGGCAACCCCCTCGAAAGTCTGGAGTTGGTCGACATCGCTGAGCCACCGCCACCCGGATCGGGCGAGGTGCTGATCGGTCTAGAGTTCGCCCCAGTTAACCACAACGATTTACTGTTGTTTGGCGGTAAGTTTCCGGTGCATCCGCCATTACCGAGTGTTGTCGGCAACGAAGGCGTTGGTATCGTGTTGGTCGTTGGAGCGGGCGTGGACAATGTAAAGGTCGGGGATCGCGTGACGCCACCGCTCTATAGCTTTACCTGGCGCGAGCGGATGGTCATTCCTGCCGCAGATCTCTTCGCTTTGCCCGTGGACGCGGATATTCAGCAGCTCGCCATGTTGCGTATCAATCCGCCCACAGCGGCACTTTTGCTGAGTGAATTCGTTGACCTAAAACCCGGCGATTGGGTGGTGCAGAATTGCGCGAACTCCGGGGTGGGTAGGGCGGTGATCGCCATCGCCAAGGGGCGCGGGTTACGGACGGTCAATTTTGTGCGGCGACAGGAGCAAGTCGCTGAGGTGGAAGCGGCTGGTGGAGACATTGTTTTGGTGGATGAAAATGATGCGACTGAGCGCGTTCAAGACATGGTCGGTGACGGTGCAGTGCGCTTGGCGCTCTGCGGCATCAGCGGAGTGGCGACTGCGCGATTGGTTAGCGCGTTATCGGCTGGGGGATCGTTGGTCAACTACGCACAAATGAGCGGCGACATGTCTGCACCGGGAGATCTCAGGCCGCTGATGAGAAAGAGCATCACGATGCACAACTTTTATCAGAACAAACCCGCATTCAGGGTGAAAGTGCCTGAAATATTGCATGAAGCGGTCGAGTTGATCAGATCCGGAAGTCTGCAAGTACCGGTTGCAAAGGTGTATCCGCTGGCAGCCTTTAAGGACGCCATCGTCCACACTCAAAAAGGCGGCAAGGTGTTGTTAGAGATCAACGGGGCTCACTGA